In one window of Pseudorasbora parva isolate DD20220531a chromosome 7, ASM2467924v1, whole genome shotgun sequence DNA:
- the slc52a3-2b gene encoding solute carrier family 52, riboflavin transporter, member 3-B isoform X1, translating into MYPLETSCLLDISAFIMSLLTHVLVCLFGIGSWVAINGMWVELPLIVPAIPEGWYLPSYLTVIIQMANIGPLFITLMHRFRPGVLDERPVIYTIVTVGVVATFLLAFLWNRTLTFGDGEHSAALLSLSFLLSVVDCTSSVTFLPFMMRLQPQYLTTYFIGEGLSGLVPALVALIQGVGVVHCKNASANANFSMGNSSLGFVGELEADYQPANFSAQGFFLFLSVMMTVCLGAFVLLNLHPAVEREHKSKGYIDGSHRVEKIDISQSPNSETPEQRPMLDFPEGPVIKRRSSFGKGTYSRIELVLIFVVLAWVNALTNAVLPSVQAYSCLPYGNQAYHLAATLSSVANPVACFIALFAPIRSLVLMAVLTVTGTGFGAYIMAMAALSPCPLLISHDLGAALIVITWVIFVLSLSYVKVIIGVILRDEGHSALVWCGAVVQLGSMLGALSMFPLVSVYGLFQSGDPCNTKCPK; encoded by the exons at GTATCCTTTAGAAACCAGTTGCCTTTTGGACATCAGTGCCTTCATCATGTCACTGCTCACGCATGTTTTGGTCTGCCTTTTTGGCATTGGATCATGGGTGGCCATTAATgggatgtgggtggagctacCTTTGATTGTCCCTGCCATTCCTGAGGGTTGGTACCTGCCCTCCTATCTCACAGTTATTATCCAGATGGCCAACATTGGCCCTCTCTTCATCACGCTCATGCACCGCTTCAGACCGGGCGTTCTGGACGAGCGGCCCGTTATATACACCATTGTGACAGTCGGTGTGGTGGCCACCTTCCTCCTGGCTTTCCTCTGGAACCGCACACTTACATTTGGAGATGGCGAACACAGTGCTGCCTTACTGTCCCTCAGCTTCCTGCTGTCTGTTGTGGACTGCACCTCGTCCGTCACCTTTTTACCCTTCATGATGCGTCTACAGCCTCAGTACCTCACCACCTACTTCATTGGAGAAGGTCTAAGTGGTCTGGTCCCAGCGCTGGTGGCTCTTATCCAAGGCGTAGGGGTGGTCCACTGTAAAAATGCAAGTGctaatgcgaattttagcatgGGGAACTCCTCCTTGGGCTTCGTTGGAGAACTAGAGGCAGACTACCAGCCGGCCAACTTCTCCGCTCAAGGTTTCTTCCTTTTTCTCAGTGTTATGATGACAGTGTGCCTGGGGGCTTTCGTGTTACTCAATCTCCACCCAGCTGTGGAGCGGGAACACAAGAGTAAAGGTTATATTGATGGTTCTCATCGGGTGGAGAAGATTGATATAAGTCAATCTCCAAACAGTGAAACTCCAGAACAGAGACCCATGCTGGATTTCCCGGAAGGCCCAGTGATAAAACGACGCAGCTCATTTGGAAAAGGAACCTACAGCAGAATAGAGCTGGTCCTCATTTTTGTAGTTCTGGCCTGGGTCAACGCATTGACCAATGCAGTCCTGCCCTCAGTCCAGGCTTACTCATGTTTGCCGTATGGAAATCAAGCCTATCATCTTGCAGCCACATTGTCCTCAGTTGCGAATCCAGTGGCGTGCTTCATTGCATTGTTTGCACCAATcag GTCTCTGGTGCTGATGGCGGTTCTGACAGTGACGGGCACAGGGTTTGGAGCGTATATAATGGCCATGGCAGCACTGAGCCCTTGCCCTCTGCTGATCAGTCATGACCTCGGAGCAGCGCTCATT GTCATAACCTGGGTCATATTTGTCCTCAGTCTGTCCTATGTGAAGGTGATTATTGGAGTGATCCTGCGAGATGAAGGACACAGCGCCCTTGTGTGGTGTGGAGCTGTGGTGCAGCTGGGCTCTATGTTAGGTGCCCTGTCAATGTTCCCTTTGGTTAGTGTTTACGGGCTTTTCCAATCAGGAGATCCCTGTAATACCAAGTGTCctaaataa
- the cyth2 gene encoding cytohesin-2 isoform X1 → MTFDSDTYMPKSKAPKMDDLDYIPADLSPEERSELEEIRRRKGALLLEIQRLKEELREAIIEVEGLETSTEGSKTLQKSRHVAMGRKKFNMDPKKGIVFLVENELLRHTPEDIAQFLYKGEGLNKTAIGDYLGERDDFNIKVLQAFVDLHEFTDLNLVQALRQFLWSFRLPGEAQKIDRMMEAFAQRYCHCNPGVFQSTDTCYVLSFSIIMLNTSLHNPNVRDKPTVERFITMNRGINDGGDLPEDLLRNLYDSIKNEPFKIPEDDGNDLTHTFFNPDREGWLLKLGGGRVKTWKRRWFILTDNCLYYFEYTTDKEPRGIIPLENLSIREVEDPRKPNCFELYIPNNRGQLIKACKTEADGRVVEGNHMVYRISAPTPEEKDEWIHSIKSAVSVDPFYEMLAARKKRISLKKKEEQP, encoded by the exons ATGACATTCGATTCCGACACATATATGCCTAAAAGCAAAGCCCCCAAAATGGATGATCTGGACTACA TCCCAGCGGACCTGAGCCCAGAGGAGCGCTCCGAGCTGGAGGAGATCCGGCGCAGAAAAGGAGCGCTGCTTCTGGAGATCCAGAGACTGAAGGAAGAGCTGAGAGAAGCCATTATAGAGGTGGAGGGGCTGGAGACCAGCACAGAGGGCAG taaaaCATTACAGAAGAGTCGACATGTGGCCATGGGAAGGAAAAAGTTCAACATGGACCCGAAAAAG GGCATTGTATTCCTAGTGGAGAATGAGCTTCTCAGACACACTCCAGAGGATATTGCTCAGTTTCTTTACAAAGGAGAAGGACTCAATAAAACTGCAATAGGAGACTATTTGGGTGAAAG AGATGACTTCAATATTAAAGTATTGCAGGCTTTTGTTGATCTTCACGAATTCACAGATCTGAACCTGGTACAAGCACTTCG GCAGTTTCTGTGGAGTTTCCGCTTGCCAGGTGAGGCTCAGAAAATCGACAGGATGATGGAGGCCTTTGCACAGAGATACTGTCACTGCAATCCTGGAGTCTTCCAGAGCACAG ACACCTGTTATGTGCTGTCGTTTTCCATCATCATGTTGAACACTAGTCTGCACAACCCTAATGTGCGGGACAAGCCCACGGTGGAGCGATTCATCACCATGAACAGAGGCATCAATGATGGGGGAGATTTACCAGAGGACCTGCTCAGA AATCTGTATGACAGCATTAAGAACGAGCCTTTTAAGATCCCTGAGGATGATGGGAATGACCTGACGCACACTTTCTTCAACCCTGACAGAGAAGGCTGGCTCCTCAAACTGGG AGGAGGTCGTGTGAAAACATGGAAGAGACGGTGGTTCATTCTGACAGATAACTGCCTCTATTACTTTGAGTACACAACA gaCAAGGAGCCCAGGGGCATCATCCCATTGGAGAACCTGAGCATTCGAGAGGTCGAAGATCCCAGAAAGCCA AACTGTTTTGAGCTGTACATCCCTAATAACCGCGGGCAGCTGATTAAAGCGTGTAAGACCGAGGCTGACGGACGTGTGGTGGAGGGAAACCATATGGTGTACCGGATCTCAGCTCCCACCCCAGAGGAAAAGGACGAATGGATACACAGCATCAA ATCTGCTGTGAGCGTGGACCCCTTCTACGAGATGCTTGCAGCCAGGAAGAAACGCATTTCcctaaagaaaaaagaagagcaACCTTAG
- the cyth2 gene encoding cytohesin-2 isoform X2 codes for MTFDSDTYMPKSKAPKMDDLDYIPADLSPEERSELEEIRRRKGALLLEIQRLKEELREAIIEVEGLETSTEGSKTLQKSRHVAMGRKKFNMDPKKGIVFLVENELLRHTPEDIAQFLYKGEGLNKTAIGDYLGERDDFNIKVLQAFVDLHEFTDLNLVQALRQFLWSFRLPGEAQKIDRMMEAFAQRYCHCNPGVFQSTDTCYVLSFSIIMLNTSLHNPNVRDKPTVERFITMNRGINDGGDLPEDLLRNLYDSIKNEPFKIPEDDGNDLTHTFFNPDREGWLLKLGGRVKTWKRRWFILTDNCLYYFEYTTDKEPRGIIPLENLSIREVEDPRKPNCFELYIPNNRGQLIKACKTEADGRVVEGNHMVYRISAPTPEEKDEWIHSIKSAVSVDPFYEMLAARKKRISLKKKEEQP; via the exons ATGACATTCGATTCCGACACATATATGCCTAAAAGCAAAGCCCCCAAAATGGATGATCTGGACTACA TCCCAGCGGACCTGAGCCCAGAGGAGCGCTCCGAGCTGGAGGAGATCCGGCGCAGAAAAGGAGCGCTGCTTCTGGAGATCCAGAGACTGAAGGAAGAGCTGAGAGAAGCCATTATAGAGGTGGAGGGGCTGGAGACCAGCACAGAGGGCAG taaaaCATTACAGAAGAGTCGACATGTGGCCATGGGAAGGAAAAAGTTCAACATGGACCCGAAAAAG GGCATTGTATTCCTAGTGGAGAATGAGCTTCTCAGACACACTCCAGAGGATATTGCTCAGTTTCTTTACAAAGGAGAAGGACTCAATAAAACTGCAATAGGAGACTATTTGGGTGAAAG AGATGACTTCAATATTAAAGTATTGCAGGCTTTTGTTGATCTTCACGAATTCACAGATCTGAACCTGGTACAAGCACTTCG GCAGTTTCTGTGGAGTTTCCGCTTGCCAGGTGAGGCTCAGAAAATCGACAGGATGATGGAGGCCTTTGCACAGAGATACTGTCACTGCAATCCTGGAGTCTTCCAGAGCACAG ACACCTGTTATGTGCTGTCGTTTTCCATCATCATGTTGAACACTAGTCTGCACAACCCTAATGTGCGGGACAAGCCCACGGTGGAGCGATTCATCACCATGAACAGAGGCATCAATGATGGGGGAGATTTACCAGAGGACCTGCTCAGA AATCTGTATGACAGCATTAAGAACGAGCCTTTTAAGATCCCTGAGGATGATGGGAATGACCTGACGCACACTTTCTTCAACCCTGACAGAGAAGGCTGGCTCCTCAAACTGG GAGGTCGTGTGAAAACATGGAAGAGACGGTGGTTCATTCTGACAGATAACTGCCTCTATTACTTTGAGTACACAACA gaCAAGGAGCCCAGGGGCATCATCCCATTGGAGAACCTGAGCATTCGAGAGGTCGAAGATCCCAGAAAGCCA AACTGTTTTGAGCTGTACATCCCTAATAACCGCGGGCAGCTGATTAAAGCGTGTAAGACCGAGGCTGACGGACGTGTGGTGGAGGGAAACCATATGGTGTACCGGATCTCAGCTCCCACCCCAGAGGAAAAGGACGAATGGATACACAGCATCAA ATCTGCTGTGAGCGTGGACCCCTTCTACGAGATGCTTGCAGCCAGGAAGAAACGCATTTCcctaaagaaaaaagaagagcaACCTTAG
- the slc52a3-2b gene encoding solute carrier family 52, riboflavin transporter, member 3-B isoform X2, with translation MSLLTHVLVCLFGIGSWVAINGMWVELPLIVPAIPEGWYLPSYLTVIIQMANIGPLFITLMHRFRPGVLDERPVIYTIVTVGVVATFLLAFLWNRTLTFGDGEHSAALLSLSFLLSVVDCTSSVTFLPFMMRLQPQYLTTYFIGEGLSGLVPALVALIQGVGVVHCKNASANANFSMGNSSLGFVGELEADYQPANFSAQGFFLFLSVMMTVCLGAFVLLNLHPAVEREHKSKGYIDGSHRVEKIDISQSPNSETPEQRPMLDFPEGPVIKRRSSFGKGTYSRIELVLIFVVLAWVNALTNAVLPSVQAYSCLPYGNQAYHLAATLSSVANPVACFIALFAPIRSLVLMAVLTVTGTGFGAYIMAMAALSPCPLLISHDLGAALIVITWVIFVLSLSYVKVIIGVILRDEGHSALVWCGAVVQLGSMLGALSMFPLVSVYGLFQSGDPCNTKCPK, from the exons ATGTCACTGCTCACGCATGTTTTGGTCTGCCTTTTTGGCATTGGATCATGGGTGGCCATTAATgggatgtgggtggagctacCTTTGATTGTCCCTGCCATTCCTGAGGGTTGGTACCTGCCCTCCTATCTCACAGTTATTATCCAGATGGCCAACATTGGCCCTCTCTTCATCACGCTCATGCACCGCTTCAGACCGGGCGTTCTGGACGAGCGGCCCGTTATATACACCATTGTGACAGTCGGTGTGGTGGCCACCTTCCTCCTGGCTTTCCTCTGGAACCGCACACTTACATTTGGAGATGGCGAACACAGTGCTGCCTTACTGTCCCTCAGCTTCCTGCTGTCTGTTGTGGACTGCACCTCGTCCGTCACCTTTTTACCCTTCATGATGCGTCTACAGCCTCAGTACCTCACCACCTACTTCATTGGAGAAGGTCTAAGTGGTCTGGTCCCAGCGCTGGTGGCTCTTATCCAAGGCGTAGGGGTGGTCCACTGTAAAAATGCAAGTGctaatgcgaattttagcatgGGGAACTCCTCCTTGGGCTTCGTTGGAGAACTAGAGGCAGACTACCAGCCGGCCAACTTCTCCGCTCAAGGTTTCTTCCTTTTTCTCAGTGTTATGATGACAGTGTGCCTGGGGGCTTTCGTGTTACTCAATCTCCACCCAGCTGTGGAGCGGGAACACAAGAGTAAAGGTTATATTGATGGTTCTCATCGGGTGGAGAAGATTGATATAAGTCAATCTCCAAACAGTGAAACTCCAGAACAGAGACCCATGCTGGATTTCCCGGAAGGCCCAGTGATAAAACGACGCAGCTCATTTGGAAAAGGAACCTACAGCAGAATAGAGCTGGTCCTCATTTTTGTAGTTCTGGCCTGGGTCAACGCATTGACCAATGCAGTCCTGCCCTCAGTCCAGGCTTACTCATGTTTGCCGTATGGAAATCAAGCCTATCATCTTGCAGCCACATTGTCCTCAGTTGCGAATCCAGTGGCGTGCTTCATTGCATTGTTTGCACCAATcag GTCTCTGGTGCTGATGGCGGTTCTGACAGTGACGGGCACAGGGTTTGGAGCGTATATAATGGCCATGGCAGCACTGAGCCCTTGCCCTCTGCTGATCAGTCATGACCTCGGAGCAGCGCTCATT GTCATAACCTGGGTCATATTTGTCCTCAGTCTGTCCTATGTGAAGGTGATTATTGGAGTGATCCTGCGAGATGAAGGACACAGCGCCCTTGTGTGGTGTGGAGCTGTGGTGCAGCTGGGCTCTATGTTAGGTGCCCTGTCAATGTTCCCTTTGGTTAGTGTTTACGGGCTTTTCCAATCAGGAGATCCCTGTAATACCAAGTGTCctaaataa